In Neisseria brasiliensis, the following proteins share a genomic window:
- a CDS encoding 2-oxoglutarate dehydrogenase E1 component: MMDEKLNFSYLFGSNAPYIEELYEAFLVDPNSVEDKWKQYFTDLTKLPGATDVDVAHAPIRESFANLAKTKSTAAIAGNVDEAMLKKQVGVLRMISAYRIQGVGAAQLDPLKRMPPKYLEALDPKFHGLTDADMAVKFSMGEGDFDGQEKMALSDIVKNLKQTYCGHLAVEYMYIPETEERRWIRNYFESVLSTPRYTKEQKQYLLKQLTAAETLERYLHTKYVGQKRFGVEGGESVIAGLNYLIQNAGKDGVEEVIIGMAHRGRLNVLVNTLGKKPGDLFAEFEGRAEIKHPSGDVKYHMGFSSDIATPNGPMHVSLAFNPSHLEIVNPVVEGSARAKQERLGKNGQEKVLPVLIHGDAAFIGLGVNQATFNLSQTRGYTTGGTVHIVINNQIGFTTSDTRDVRSTVYCTDVAKMVSAPVIHVNGDDPERVCFAIQAALDYRKTFKKDIVIDVVCYRKWGHNEGDDPTLTQPMMYKKVAQHPGVRAMYVEKLVAENVITETEADALVQAYRDALDKGEHVEQTTLSNFQRTSIDWSKYQGKDWREDADTSLPAADIQRLADKFTNIPDNYTLHANAKRVNEARKAMASGKQPIDWGMAETIAYANLVTKGAGVRISGEDSGRGTFSHRHAVIHDQKREKWDDGAYVPLRNMGEGAADFLVIDSILNEEAVMAYEYGFACSAPDKLTIWEAQYGDFANGAQVVIDQFLSSGETKWGRLCGLTTILPHGYDGQGPEHSSARLERWLQLCAEHNMQIVMPSEASQMFHLLQRQVLSSYRKPLVIFMSKRLLRFKDAMSPLSDFTEGSRFRPVIEDKAERSSNDSVKRVILCAGQVYYDLASGRAERKLEDDVAIIRVEQLYPFPDNEVKAELAKYPNAKQVVWAQEEPQNQGAFYQIRHRLEAVIAEDQKLSYAGRPSSASPAVGYMSKHVAQLKQLVEDALNG; the protein is encoded by the coding sequence ATGATGGACGAAAAACTCAATTTCTCTTATCTGTTTGGTTCAAATGCCCCTTATATTGAGGAGTTATACGAAGCTTTCTTGGTTGATCCAAACTCAGTAGAAGATAAGTGGAAACAATACTTTACTGACTTAACCAAGCTGCCGGGTGCAACTGATGTAGACGTTGCCCATGCACCGATTCGTGAATCATTTGCCAATTTGGCTAAGACGAAATCAACAGCCGCTATTGCAGGCAATGTTGATGAGGCCATGTTGAAAAAACAGGTTGGCGTGTTGCGCATGATTTCTGCTTACCGCATTCAAGGTGTTGGTGCGGCGCAATTGGATCCGTTAAAACGTATGCCGCCAAAATATTTGGAAGCATTGGATCCTAAATTCCATGGCTTGACTGATGCAGATATGGCAGTGAAGTTCAGTATGGGCGAAGGCGATTTCGACGGTCAAGAAAAAATGGCCTTGTCTGATATCGTTAAAAACTTGAAACAAACTTATTGCGGCCATTTGGCAGTGGAATACATGTATATTCCGGAAACCGAAGAGCGTCGCTGGATTCGCAATTACTTTGAAAGCGTGCTGTCTACACCACGCTATACCAAAGAGCAAAAACAATATTTATTGAAGCAATTGACTGCAGCCGAAACTTTGGAGCGTTACCTGCATACCAAATATGTCGGTCAAAAACGCTTTGGTGTTGAGGGTGGTGAAAGCGTGATTGCCGGCTTGAATTACCTGATTCAAAATGCCGGTAAAGATGGCGTAGAAGAAGTGATTATCGGTATGGCGCACCGTGGCCGTCTGAACGTGTTGGTCAACACTTTGGGTAAAAAACCGGGTGACTTGTTTGCCGAGTTTGAAGGCCGTGCCGAGATTAAACATCCAAGCGGTGACGTGAAATACCACATGGGTTTCAGCTCCGATATTGCTACACCAAACGGTCCTATGCACGTTTCATTGGCCTTTAACCCGTCACACTTGGAAATCGTGAATCCGGTGGTGGAAGGTTCGGCTCGCGCGAAACAAGAGCGTTTGGGTAAAAACGGTCAAGAAAAAGTGTTGCCGGTGTTGATTCACGGTGACGCTGCATTCATCGGTTTGGGTGTCAACCAAGCGACATTCAACTTATCGCAAACCCGTGGTTACACCACCGGCGGTACGGTTCACATCGTGATCAATAACCAAATCGGCTTTACCACTTCTGATACCCGCGACGTCCGTTCTACCGTGTATTGTACCGATGTGGCGAAAATGGTTTCTGCGCCAGTCATCCATGTTAATGGTGATGATCCGGAACGTGTATGTTTTGCCATCCAAGCTGCTTTGGATTATCGTAAAACCTTCAAAAAAGACATCGTCATTGATGTGGTATGTTACCGCAAATGGGGGCACAACGAGGGCGATGACCCGACATTGACCCAGCCGATGATGTACAAAAAAGTTGCCCAGCATCCAGGCGTTCGTGCCATGTATGTTGAAAAATTGGTAGCTGAAAATGTGATCACTGAAACCGAAGCCGATGCTTTGGTACAGGCCTATCGTGATGCATTGGATAAAGGTGAGCATGTGGAACAAACCACATTGAGCAATTTCCAACGCACCAGCATCGATTGGAGCAAATACCAAGGCAAAGACTGGCGTGAAGATGCAGATACCAGCTTGCCTGCTGCCGATATCCAACGCTTGGCCGATAAATTTACCAATATTCCGGATAACTACACCCTGCATGCCAATGCCAAGCGTGTGAATGAAGCGCGCAAAGCCATGGCTTCAGGTAAGCAGCCGATTGACTGGGGTATGGCCGAAACCATCGCCTATGCCAATTTGGTCACCAAAGGCGCAGGTGTGCGTATTTCCGGTGAGGACTCAGGTCGCGGTACCTTCTCACACCGTCATGCAGTGATTCACGATCAAAAACGTGAAAAATGGGACGATGGTGCTTATGTGCCATTGCGTAACATGGGTGAAGGCGCGGCAGACTTCTTGGTAATCGACTCAATCTTGAATGAAGAAGCGGTCATGGCTTATGAATACGGCTTTGCTTGCTCAGCACCGGATAAATTGACCATTTGGGAAGCCCAATACGGTGACTTTGCCAACGGTGCGCAAGTGGTGATTGACCAATTCCTGTCATCAGGTGAAACCAAGTGGGGTCGTTTGTGTGGTTTGACCACCATCCTGCCGCATGGTTATGACGGTCAAGGCCCTGAACACTCATCAGCTCGTTTGGAGCGTTGGTTGCAATTGTGTGCCGAACACAATATGCAAATCGTGATGCCGTCTGAAGCATCGCAAATGTTCCACTTGTTGCAACGTCAGGTATTGAGCTCTTATCGTAAGCCTTTGGTAATCTTCATGTCGAAACGCCTGTTGCGCTTCAAAGATGCCATGAGCCCATTGTCTGATTTCACTGAAGGTTCACGTTTCCGCCCGGTGATTGAAGACAAAGCCGAACGCAGCAGCAATGACAGCGTGAAACGCGTGATTCTGTGTGCCGGTCAGGTTTACTATGATTTGGCTTCAGGCCGTGCCGAGCGCAAGCTGGAAGACGATGTAGCCATTATCCGTGTAGAGCAATTGTATCCGTTCCCGGATAATGAGGTGAAAGCAGAATTGGCGAAATATCCGAATGCCAAACAAGTGGTTTGGGCACAAGAAGAGCCGCAAAACCAAGGCGCGTTCTACCAAATCCGCCATCGTTTGGAAGCGGTGATTGCCGAAGACCAAAAACTGTCTTACGCTGGCCGTCCAAGCAGCGCATCGCCTGCAGTCGGTTACATGAGCAAACACGTTGCCCAATTGAAGCAATTAGTTGAAGACGCATTGAATGGCTAA
- a CDS encoding FAD assembly factor SdhE: MMVFDDTAKRKIRFQTRRGLLELDLVLGRFMEREFEQLNDEELAAFVEILEFQDQDLLALVNGYTQTEKTHLIPLLNRIRQA, encoded by the coding sequence ATGATGGTATTTGACGATACTGCAAAACGCAAAATCCGTTTCCAAACCCGCCGAGGACTGTTAGAGCTTGACTTGGTTCTCGGCCGGTTTATGGAGAGAGAATTTGAGCAATTAAATGATGAGGAATTAGCTGCGTTTGTTGAGATTCTTGAATTTCAAGATCAAGACTTGTTAGCTTTGGTTAACGGTTATACACAAACTGAAAAAACTCATCTGATTCCATTGCTTAATAGAATCAGACAGGCATAA
- the odhB gene encoding 2-oxoglutarate dehydrogenase complex dihydrolipoyllysine-residue succinyltransferase, which translates to MIIEVKVPMLSESVSEGTLLEWKKKVGEAVARDEILIEIETDKVVLEVPSPQAGVLAEIIVGDGETVEADQVLARIDTEAAAAQPAAEAAPQAEAAEVKPEAAAPAAATQTGAPAMPAAAKLAAEKGVDVNSVQGSGRDGRVLKEDVQNAAAKPAAAASAPVPAGARPEQRVPMSRLRARVAERLLASQQENAILTTFNEVNMKPIMDLRAKYKDKFEKEHGTKLGFMSFFVKAAVAALKKYPIVNASVDGNDIVYHGFFDIGIAIGSPRGLVVPILRDADQMSIADIEKAIVDYAVKAKDGKISLDDLTGGTFSITNGGTFGSMMSTPIINPPQSAILGMHATKERAVVENGQVVVRPMMYLALSYDHRIIDGREAVLTLVAIKDALEDPARLLLDL; encoded by the coding sequence ATGATCATTGAAGTAAAAGTGCCAATGTTGTCTGAAAGCGTATCGGAAGGTACCTTGTTGGAATGGAAAAAGAAAGTGGGCGAAGCAGTTGCTCGCGATGAAATTTTGATTGAAATCGAAACCGATAAAGTGGTTTTGGAAGTGCCTTCTCCACAAGCCGGTGTATTGGCTGAAATCATCGTTGGCGATGGTGAAACTGTTGAAGCCGATCAAGTATTGGCACGCATCGATACTGAAGCTGCTGCGGCGCAACCTGCTGCTGAAGCTGCGCCTCAAGCCGAAGCTGCCGAAGTAAAACCAGAAGCTGCTGCTCCTGCTGCAGCTACACAAACCGGTGCGCCTGCTATGCCGGCTGCTGCCAAATTGGCTGCTGAAAAAGGCGTAGATGTGAATTCAGTTCAAGGTTCAGGCCGTGATGGTCGTGTCTTGAAAGAAGATGTGCAAAATGCTGCGGCTAAACCTGCTGCCGCTGCCAGCGCCCCAGTTCCTGCCGGTGCCCGTCCTGAGCAACGTGTTCCAATGAGCCGCTTGCGTGCCCGTGTGGCAGAGCGTCTGTTGGCTTCTCAACAAGAAAACGCCATCTTGACCACGTTCAACGAAGTCAACATGAAACCAATTATGGACTTGCGTGCGAAATACAAAGACAAATTCGAGAAAGAACACGGCACTAAATTGGGCTTTATGTCTTTCTTCGTGAAAGCTGCGGTTGCTGCGCTGAAGAAATACCCAATCGTGAATGCTTCTGTTGACGGTAACGACATTGTTTACCACGGCTTCTTCGACATCGGTATCGCCATCGGCAGCCCACGCGGTTTGGTGGTGCCAATCTTGCGTGATGCAGACCAAATGAGCATTGCTGACATTGAAAAAGCCATCGTAGATTACGCAGTGAAAGCCAAAGACGGTAAAATTTCTTTGGACGATTTGACTGGCGGTACCTTCAGCATCACCAACGGCGGTACTTTCGGTTCGATGATGTCTACCCCAATTATCAACCCGCCACAATCTGCCATCTTGGGCATGCATGCCACTAAAGAGCGCGCTGTGGTTGAAAACGGCCAAGTTGTGGTTCGTCCGATGATGTATCTGGCATTGTCTTACGACCACCGTATCATTGACGGCCGCGAAGCGGTATTGACCTTGGTAGCCATTAAAGATGCCTTGGAAGATCCGGCTCGTCTGTTGTTAGATCTGTAA
- the sdhA gene encoding succinate dehydrogenase flavoprotein subunit has translation MSFPVRKFDAVIVGGGGAGLRAALQLSKSGLNCAVLSKVFPTRSHTVAAQGGISASLGNVQEDRWDWHMYDTVKGSDWLGDQDAIEFMCRAAPEAVIELEHMGMPFDRVESGKIYQRPFGGHTAEHGKRAVERACAVADRTGHAMLHTLYQQNVRANTQFFVEWTALDLIRDEEGDVVGVTAMEMETGDVYIFHAKAVMFATGGGGRIYASSTNAYMNTGDGLGICARAGIPLEDMEFWQFHPTGVAGAGVLITEGVRGEGGILLNANGERFMERYAPTVKDLASRDVVSRAMAMEIYEGRGCGKNKDHVLLKIDHIGAEKIMEKLPGIREISIQFAGIDPIKDPIPVVPTTHYMMGGIPTNYHGEVIVPKGDEYESVVKGLYAAGECACASVHGANRLGTNSLLDLVVFGKAAGDSMIDFIKAQEGWKALPENAGQLTAQRLDRLDNQTDGENVDELRRDLQRSVQLHAGVFRTDEILSKGVKEILEIAERVKRTEIKDKSKVWNTARIEALELDNLIEVAKATLVSAEARKESRGAHASDDHPERDDDNWMKHTLYHSLSNTLSYKPVHTKPLTVDYIEPAKRVY, from the coding sequence ATGAGTTTTCCTGTTCGCAAGTTTGATGCCGTGATTGTTGGTGGCGGTGGTGCAGGTCTGCGTGCTGCCCTGCAATTGTCTAAATCCGGTCTGAATTGTGCCGTATTGTCTAAAGTGTTCCCAACTCGTTCGCATACTGTTGCTGCGCAAGGTGGTATCTCTGCTTCCTTGGGTAACGTGCAGGAAGACCGTTGGGATTGGCATATGTACGACACCGTAAAAGGTTCTGACTGGCTGGGCGACCAAGACGCGATTGAATTTATGTGCCGTGCGGCACCTGAAGCGGTTATCGAGCTGGAACACATGGGTATGCCTTTTGACCGCGTAGAAAGCGGCAAAATTTATCAACGTCCGTTTGGTGGTCATACTGCCGAACACGGTAAGCGCGCGGTAGAACGTGCTTGCGCCGTTGCTGACCGTACCGGTCATGCCATGCTGCATACTTTGTATCAGCAAAACGTGCGTGCCAATACCCAATTCTTTGTGGAATGGACAGCTTTAGACCTGATTCGTGATGAAGAGGGTGATGTGGTTGGCGTGACTGCGATGGAAATGGAAACCGGTGATGTGTACATTTTCCATGCTAAAGCGGTGATGTTTGCTACCGGTGGTGGTGGCCGTATTTACGCATCTTCAACCAATGCCTACATGAATACCGGTGACGGTTTGGGCATTTGTGCGCGTGCGGGCATTCCATTGGAAGACATGGAATTCTGGCAATTCCACCCGACTGGTGTAGCCGGTGCTGGTGTATTGATTACCGAAGGTGTGCGCGGTGAGGGTGGTATTCTGTTGAATGCCAACGGCGAGCGTTTCATGGAACGTTATGCGCCAACTGTAAAAGATTTGGCTTCTCGTGACGTGGTTTCTCGCGCAATGGCGATGGAAATTTACGAAGGTCGCGGCTGTGGTAAAAACAAAGACCATGTATTGCTGAAAATCGACCACATCGGTGCCGAAAAAATTATGGAAAAACTGCCGGGCATCCGTGAGATTTCCATCCAGTTTGCCGGTATCGACCCAATTAAAGACCCGATTCCAGTGGTGCCGACTACCCACTATATGATGGGCGGTATTCCAACCAACTATCATGGTGAAGTGATTGTGCCTAAGGGTGACGAATATGAGTCGGTAGTAAAAGGCTTGTATGCTGCTGGTGAGTGTGCATGTGCGTCAGTACACGGTGCCAACCGTTTGGGTACTAACTCTTTGCTTGACTTGGTGGTATTTGGTAAAGCAGCAGGCGACAGTATGATCGACTTCATTAAAGCACAAGAAGGCTGGAAAGCATTGCCGGAAAATGCCGGTCAATTGACTGCTCAGCGCTTGGATCGTTTGGATAACCAAACCGATGGTGAAAATGTTGATGAATTGCGTCGTGATTTGCAGCGCTCTGTTCAACTTCACGCCGGTGTATTCCGTACCGATGAAATCTTGAGCAAAGGTGTGAAAGAAATCTTGGAAATCGCCGAGCGTGTGAAACGCACCGAAATTAAAGATAAGAGCAAGGTTTGGAATACTGCGCGTATCGAAGCTTTGGAATTGGATAACTTGATTGAAGTAGCGAAAGCGACCTTGGTATCTGCCGAAGCGCGTAAAGAATCACGTGGTGCGCATGCTTCAGATGACCACCCAGAGCGCGATGATGATAACTGGATGAAACACACCCTGTATCATTCATTGAGCAATACCTTGAGCTACAAACCGGTACACACCAAACCATTGACCGTTGATTATATCGAACCGGCCAAGCGCGTTTATTAA
- the gltA gene encoding citrate synthase, producing the protein MSKTVKLNTPNQEALELPVLEASLGNDVIDIRALTKHTGLFSFDPGFVSTASCESKITYIDGEEGLLYYRGYPIEQLAEKSDYLEVCYLLIYGELPNAEQKKEFTDIVSHHTMVHEQLTWFFRGFRRDAHPMAMMVGVVGALSAFYQDSLDITDPKHREIAIYRLISKIPTIAAMCYRYSNGLPFNYPKNNLTYAENFLHMMFATPCEEYKPNPVLARALDRIFILHADHEQNASTSTVRLAGSSGANPFACIAAGIACLWGASHGGANEAVLNMLDEIGDVSNVEAYMEGVKQRKYRLMGFGHRVYRNMDPRANIMRETCYEVLKELGLEDSPKFKLAMELEQIALKDPFFVERKLYPNVDFYSGIVLSALGIPTEMFTVIFALARSVGWISHWHEMIGDPALKIGRPRQLYTGEDRRDFVPVEQR; encoded by the coding sequence ATGTCTAAAACAGTAAAACTCAACACCCCAAACCAAGAGGCATTGGAATTACCGGTATTGGAAGCATCATTAGGTAATGATGTAATCGATATTCGTGCATTAACCAAACACACCGGCTTGTTCTCATTTGACCCTGGTTTTGTATCGACTGCAAGCTGTGAGTCTAAGATTACCTATATCGACGGTGAAGAAGGTTTGCTTTACTACCGCGGTTATCCGATTGAGCAATTGGCAGAGAAATCCGATTATTTGGAAGTTTGCTACTTGTTGATTTATGGTGAGCTGCCAAATGCGGAACAGAAAAAAGAGTTTACCGATATTGTAAGCCACCACACCATGGTGCACGAGCAATTGACATGGTTCTTCCGTGGCTTCCGTCGTGATGCGCATCCAATGGCGATGATGGTGGGTGTGGTTGGTGCATTATCTGCATTCTATCAAGACAGCTTGGACATTACTGATCCAAAACACCGTGAAATTGCGATTTATCGTTTGATTTCTAAAATCCCAACGATTGCGGCAATGTGTTACCGCTACTCAAACGGTTTGCCGTTTAACTATCCGAAAAATAACCTGACTTATGCAGAGAACTTCCTGCATATGATGTTTGCGACACCATGTGAAGAATACAAACCAAATCCTGTTTTGGCACGCGCCTTAGACCGCATCTTCATTTTGCATGCTGACCACGAACAAAACGCTTCGACTTCGACTGTCCGCTTGGCAGGTTCTTCAGGCGCCAATCCGTTTGCATGTATTGCAGCAGGTATTGCTTGCCTGTGGGGTGCCTCGCACGGTGGTGCTAATGAAGCCGTTTTGAATATGTTGGACGAAATCGGTGATGTTTCTAATGTAGAAGCCTACATGGAAGGCGTGAAGCAGCGTAAATACCGCTTAATGGGCTTTGGTCACCGTGTTTACCGCAATATGGATCCGCGCGCCAACATCATGCGTGAAACTTGCTATGAAGTCTTGAAAGAATTGGGTCTGGAAGACAGTCCTAAATTCAAATTGGCAATGGAATTGGAACAAATTGCACTGAAAGATCCATTCTTTGTGGAACGCAAATTGTATCCAAACGTTGACTTCTATTCAGGTATCGTATTGTCAGCCTTGGGTATTCCAACAGAGATGTTTACCGTTATCTTCGCCTTGGCGCGCAGCGTAGGTTGGATTTCTCATTGGCACGAAATGATCGGTGATCCAGCGCTGAAAATTGGCCGTCCGCGTCAATTGTACACTGGTGAAGACCGTCGCGATTTCGTACCGGTTGAGCAACGTTAA
- a CDS encoding succinate dehydrogenase iron-sulfur subunit, protein MEKVSFEVYRYNPDVDAKPYMQKYELEIEPTDVKLLDALVKLKAQDDTLSFRRSCREGICGSDGMNINGKNGLACLTDIRSLKQPIKIRPLPGLPVIRDLIVDMTQFFKQYHSIKPYVVNDTPIDSDKERLQTQEDRKELDGLYECILCACCSTACPSFWWNPDKFVGPSGLLNAYRFIADSRDTITNERLDDLNDPYRLFRCHTIMNCVDVCPKHLNPTRAIGKIKEIMLKRAV, encoded by the coding sequence ATGGAAAAAGTAAGTTTCGAAGTTTACCGCTACAACCCTGATGTTGATGCGAAACCTTATATGCAGAAATACGAGTTGGAAATCGAACCGACCGACGTAAAATTATTGGATGCATTGGTTAAGCTGAAAGCTCAAGACGACACCTTGTCGTTCCGCCGTTCTTGCCGTGAAGGCATTTGCGGTTCAGACGGCATGAACATTAATGGTAAAAATGGTTTGGCTTGTCTGACCGACATTCGTAGCCTGAAGCAGCCGATTAAAATCCGCCCATTGCCAGGCTTGCCGGTTATCCGCGATTTGATTGTGGATATGACCCAATTCTTCAAACAATATCATTCGATTAAGCCTTATGTGGTAAACGATACGCCGATTGACTCGGATAAAGAGCGTCTGCAAACTCAAGAAGACCGTAAAGAGCTGGATGGTTTGTATGAATGTATCTTGTGTGCATGCTGCTCAACCGCTTGTCCTTCATTTTGGTGGAATCCTGATAAATTCGTCGGTCCATCTGGCTTGCTGAATGCTTACCGCTTCATTGCTGACAGCCGTGATACCATTACCAACGAGCGTTTGGATGATTTAAACGATCCATATCGTTTGTTCCGTTGTCATACCATTATGAACTGTGTTGACGTTTGCCCGAAACACTTGAATCCTACCCGTGCAATCGGTAAGATTAAAGAAATCATGTTGAAACGAGCAGTTTAA
- the sdhD gene encoding succinate dehydrogenase, hydrophobic membrane anchor protein: protein MVDRKLTGAHYGLRDWAMQRATAVIMLIYTVVLIVFLLALPKEYAAWQAFFDQTWVKLFTQVSFIALFLHAWVGIRDLWMDYIKPFGLRLFLQVATIVWLIGCLVYSVKVIWG from the coding sequence ATGGTAGATCGTAAATTAACCGGTGCCCACTACGGTTTGAGAGATTGGGCAATGCAGCGTGCAACTGCTGTTATTATGCTGATTTATACTGTTGTGTTGATTGTATTCTTGTTGGCACTGCCAAAAGAATACGCTGCATGGCAGGCATTTTTTGACCAAACTTGGGTGAAATTGTTTACTCAAGTGAGCTTTATTGCTTTGTTCTTGCACGCATGGGTTGGTATCCGTGATTTGTGGATGGACTATATTAAACCGTTTGGTCTGCGTTTATTCTTGCAAGTAGCCACCATCGTTTGGTTGATTGGCTGCTTGGTATATTCAGTTAAAGTTATTTGGGGGTAA
- the lpdA gene encoding dihydrolipoyl dehydrogenase, with product MSQYDVVVIGAGPGGYVAAIRAAQLGFKTACIDAGVNKAGDAPALGGTCLNVGCIPSKALLQSSEHFHAAQHDFAEHGITVGDIKFDAAKMIERKDGIVNKLTGGVKFLFQKNKVDSLFGLGSFKGKNGDLYQIEVDNKGEKTVVEAKHVIVATGSVPRPLPQIAIDNVNVLDNEGALNLTEVPAKLGVIGSGVIGLEMGSVWKRVGSEVTILEAAPTFLAAADQQIAKEAFKFFTKEQGLEIELGVKIGDIKAEKGVTVQYETAQGEAKTETFDKLIVAIGRIPNTNGLNVEAVGLEKDERGFIKVDGDCKTNLPNVWAIGDVVRGPMLAHKASDEGVAVAERIAGQKPHIDFNNVPFVIYTDPEIAWVGKTEEQLKAEGVDYKKGTSGFGANGRALAMGKAKGTIKVLACAKTDRILGVHMIGPVVSELVSEGVTSLEFSASSEDIARIIHAHPTLSEVLHEAALAADKRALHG from the coding sequence ATGTCACAATATGATGTAGTAGTTATCGGTGCGGGCCCTGGCGGTTATGTTGCTGCCATCCGCGCTGCACAATTAGGTTTCAAAACAGCCTGTATCGATGCAGGCGTGAACAAAGCAGGTGATGCACCTGCCTTGGGCGGCACTTGCTTGAACGTAGGTTGCATCCCATCAAAAGCTTTGTTGCAATCTTCAGAGCATTTTCATGCTGCGCAACATGATTTTGCCGAACACGGCATTACTGTGGGCGACATCAAGTTTGATGCCGCTAAGATGATTGAGCGCAAAGACGGTATCGTGAATAAATTGACCGGCGGCGTGAAATTCCTGTTCCAAAAGAATAAAGTCGACAGCTTGTTTGGCTTGGGTTCGTTCAAAGGTAAAAACGGCGATTTGTACCAAATCGAAGTGGACAACAAAGGCGAAAAAACCGTTGTTGAAGCCAAACACGTGATTGTGGCGACCGGTTCTGTGCCACGTCCGTTGCCACAAATTGCCATTGATAACGTGAATGTATTGGACAACGAAGGTGCTTTGAACCTGACTGAAGTACCGGCTAAATTGGGTGTAATCGGTTCCGGCGTGATCGGCTTGGAAATGGGCTCGGTATGGAAGCGTGTGGGCTCGGAAGTGACGATCTTGGAAGCTGCGCCGACTTTCTTGGCTGCTGCCGACCAGCAAATTGCCAAAGAAGCGTTCAAATTCTTCACCAAAGAACAAGGCTTAGAAATTGAATTGGGCGTGAAAATTGGCGATATTAAAGCCGAAAAAGGCGTGACCGTTCAATACGAAACTGCTCAAGGCGAAGCCAAAACCGAAACCTTTGATAAATTGATCGTGGCCATTGGTCGCATTCCGAACACCAATGGTTTGAATGTTGAAGCTGTGGGCTTGGAAAAAGATGAGCGCGGTTTCATCAAAGTAGATGGCGATTGCAAAACCAACCTGCCAAACGTTTGGGCAATTGGTGACGTGGTGCGCGGCCCGATGTTGGCACACAAAGCCAGCGATGAAGGCGTGGCCGTGGCTGAACGCATTGCCGGTCAAAAACCACATATCGATTTCAATAACGTGCCATTCGTGATTTATACCGATCCTGAAATTGCTTGGGTAGGCAAAACCGAAGAGCAATTGAAAGCTGAAGGCGTTGACTACAAAAAAGGCACTTCAGGCTTTGGCGCCAATGGTCGCGCATTGGCCATGGGCAAAGCTAAAGGCACCATCAAAGTATTGGCTTGCGCCAAAACCGACCGCATTTTGGGCGTACACATGATTGGCCCAGTAGTGAGCGAATTGGTATCTGAAGGCGTGACCAGCTTGGAATTCTCAGCCAGCAGCGAAGACATCGCCCGCATCATCCATGCCCACCCGACCTTGTCGGAAGTGTTGCATGAGGCGGCATTGGCTGCCGACAAGCGCGCTTTGCACGGCTAA